A genomic window from Flavobacterium lindanitolerans includes:
- a CDS encoding DUF294 nucleotidyltransferase-like domain-containing protein translates to MKNPIAEKVVDFLKNYPPFNSLNYQELLHIASEVKVLYLEKGKILFQIGDACHDSFYIVASGAIGLSVTSDAEETLIDKCDEGDILGLRPFFAKNNYLMTAKAREESIVYAIPIQIFQPYVFANHDVMSFMLESFASNTRNPYDKEHRGKLISENIIYKEQQADIQYFQSIQYSKEPITASPEAIVRDIAQMMTDKLIGSVIITKDDFPIGIVTDKDLRSKIATGHFQISTTAAKIMTSPVVTVPEDLSLAEAQVYMLKYNVDYLCVTEDGSDKSRVRGIISENDLVVAQANNPGVLIKEVKRAQSAKDLKRIREKLSELIQTSITKDIPVSHIMNISGEINTAITRRAIDLAILEMGSPPARFAWLSIGSQGRKEQLLLTDQDSFLVFEDVPQDKYRDVKDYFLRLARRTTSTLEKVGYFLSPDGFVSSNMMWCKSLTDWIKQYGNWINTPGENSEVINTIFFDYEIAFGETSIEEALTEIIFKNAKGNKLFFDYLGNDALRKPPPLGFFRQFLVEEEGENKDMFDIKTRALTPLIDAGRLLVLHQNIKGINNTYMRFKQLAIADPRNSELFLNCAEAFLTLSEFRTVEGLKNDSSGQFINLEELSKTDKVKLKNCFIPIKEVQELIKSRFKLTYFS, encoded by the coding sequence ATGAAAAACCCGATTGCGGAGAAGGTTGTTGATTTTCTCAAGAACTATCCGCCTTTCAACAGCTTAAATTACCAGGAATTACTGCATATTGCTTCTGAAGTTAAGGTACTTTATCTCGAAAAAGGTAAGATTCTTTTCCAGATTGGCGATGCCTGTCATGATAGCTTTTACATTGTGGCTTCCGGGGCTATTGGGTTATCCGTAACTTCTGATGCCGAAGAAACTTTAATTGACAAATGTGATGAAGGCGATATTTTAGGGCTTCGTCCGTTTTTTGCCAAAAACAATTATCTGATGACGGCAAAAGCCCGTGAAGAGAGTATTGTTTATGCAATTCCGATACAGATTTTCCAACCCTATGTGTTTGCCAATCATGATGTAATGAGTTTTATGCTGGAGAGCTTTGCCTCCAATACACGAAATCCATATGACAAAGAACATAGAGGAAAGCTGATTTCTGAAAATATTATCTATAAGGAACAACAGGCCGATATACAATATTTCCAATCCATCCAGTATTCAAAAGAGCCAATAACAGCTTCTCCTGAAGCTATTGTTAGAGATATTGCCCAGATGATGACCGACAAGCTGATTGGGAGTGTCATTATCACAAAAGATGATTTCCCGATTGGAATCGTAACTGATAAAGATTTACGTTCTAAGATTGCTACCGGTCACTTCCAAATCTCGACTACCGCAGCTAAAATCATGACTTCACCTGTAGTGACGGTACCTGAAGACCTTTCCCTGGCCGAAGCTCAGGTATATATGCTTAAATATAATGTAGATTATCTCTGCGTTACGGAAGACGGCTCAGATAAATCTCGTGTAAGGGGAATTATTTCTGAAAATGATTTGGTGGTTGCACAAGCCAATAACCCTGGTGTATTGATTAAGGAAGTTAAACGTGCACAATCCGCCAAAGATTTGAAACGTATCCGTGAAAAATTATCAGAACTGATACAGACTTCAATTACAAAAGATATTCCGGTTTCGCATATCATGAATATTTCAGGAGAAATTAACACCGCCATTACAAGACGGGCTATTGATTTGGCCATTCTTGAAATGGGCTCTCCTCCTGCCCGATTTGCATGGTTGAGTATTGGCAGCCAGGGCAGAAAAGAACAGTTATTGCTAACTGACCAGGATAGCTTTTTGGTTTTTGAAGATGTGCCTCAGGACAAATACCGCGATGTAAAAGATTATTTCCTGCGTTTGGCCCGAAGAACAACTTCTACCCTTGAAAAGGTGGGTTATTTCTTAAGTCCGGATGGTTTTGTTTCAAGTAATATGATGTGGTGTAAATCACTGACAGACTGGATTAAACAATACGGAAATTGGATTAATACTCCAGGTGAAAACAGTGAAGTGATAAACACTATTTTCTTTGACTATGAAATTGCTTTTGGCGAAACCTCTATCGAAGAAGCCCTTACAGAAATCATTTTCAAAAATGCAAAAGGAAACAAATTGTTTTTTGACTATCTGGGCAATGACGCCTTGAGAAAACCACCGCCATTAGGATTCTTTCGCCAATTCCTGGTCGAAGAAGAAGGCGAAAATAAAGATATGTTTGACATCAAAACAAGAGCCCTGACCCCGCTTATTGATGCTGGGCGTTTGTTAGTTTTGCATCAGAATATAAAAGGAATCAACAATACTTATATGCGTTTCAAACAGTTAGCAATTGCCGACCCTAGAAATTCAGAATTGTTCCTAAACTGTGCCGAAGCTTTCCTTACACTATCCGAATTCAGGACTGTAGAGGGTTTAAAAAATGACAGCTCCGGACAATTTATTAATCTGGAGGAGCTTTCAAAAACTGATAAAGTCAAGCTAAAAAATTGCTTTATCCCGATAAAAGAAGTTCAGGAACTAATCAAGAGCAGGTTTAAGCTCACCTATTTCTCATAA
- a CDS encoding 3'-5' exonuclease → MLDWLKINKDYPQFWKDYLGKFENKSRRFVAFSTETTGLDAEKDVILSIGAVAIENNTIIVKDSFEALIFQEKFTPETALKTGVIKGVPEEKHSESEAIESFINYLGNAVLIGHRIHFDIAMINTALEKLHCGKLKNEALDIEVMFKKWKQLPEEKQFSLDELGAYFKISKSDRHTASNDAFTISLLFQRLKQRLGL, encoded by the coding sequence ATGCTGGATTGGCTAAAAATAAATAAAGATTACCCACAATTCTGGAAAGATTATCTCGGAAAGTTTGAGAACAAATCCAGAAGATTTGTGGCATTTAGTACTGAAACTACAGGCCTGGATGCCGAAAAAGATGTCATCCTGTCTATTGGTGCCGTAGCTATAGAAAACAATACTATTATTGTAAAAGATAGTTTTGAAGCACTTATTTTTCAGGAGAAATTTACTCCTGAAACAGCCTTAAAAACAGGTGTCATAAAAGGAGTTCCTGAGGAAAAACATTCCGAAAGTGAGGCCATAGAATCTTTTATTAACTATTTAGGCAATGCCGTTTTGATAGGGCACCGGATTCATTTTGATATTGCCATGATTAATACTGCCTTAGAAAAATTACATTGTGGCAAACTTAAAAATGAGGCTTTGGACATTGAAGTAATGTTTAAGAAATGGAAACAACTACCTGAAGAAAAGCAGTTTAGCTTAGATGAATTAGGCGCTTACTTTAAGATATCGAAGAGTGACAGGCACACGGCTTCTAATGACGCTTTTACAATTTCACTCCTATTCCAAAGGTTAAAACAACGCCTTGGTTTATAA
- a CDS encoding sensor histidine kinase has product MLEISTEEKLKERIKELSCLYDISKTTSMNANCSESALREICTIVKIAWRFSDVSIVELQCNDFYFTTSKLPEDTRFQVSCISIFEKEAGYIKVHYPISSGAFFLIEEEQQLLDKVALEIGNYIEKNHIREREKQLQRSVERIDRLSILGEITAGIAHELNTPLGNILGFAELINEQNIDRQVAQDVSKIINAAIYSREIVKKLMFFSCEMPQNMEIVPIKPIVVEALSLLGPNFKKAQVSYELIFDNPELKAQIDNIQLTQVLFNILINSIYVAPENSSITVKVTDDSNNFYIEIADEGSGIPEEIKSRIFEPFFTTKPIGEGSGLGLSVVHGIVKSHKGDIIALDNQPKGTIFHVRLPLNS; this is encoded by the coding sequence ATGCTTGAAATATCAACAGAAGAAAAACTTAAGGAACGCATCAAGGAATTGAGCTGCCTATATGATATTTCAAAGACCACGAGCATGAATGCAAACTGCTCTGAATCTGCCTTAAGGGAAATCTGTACTATTGTGAAAATTGCCTGGCGGTTTAGCGATGTTAGTATAGTGGAGCTCCAATGTAATGACTTTTATTTCACAACGTCAAAACTTCCGGAAGATACCCGTTTTCAGGTCAGTTGTATTTCTATTTTTGAAAAAGAAGCCGGTTATATTAAAGTACATTATCCAATAAGCAGCGGAGCTTTTTTTCTGATTGAGGAAGAACAACAACTGTTGGATAAAGTTGCCCTTGAAATTGGCAATTATATTGAGAAAAATCATATCCGGGAAAGAGAAAAGCAGTTGCAAAGAAGTGTGGAACGCATTGACAGACTGTCAATTCTTGGTGAAATAACAGCCGGAATTGCCCATGAACTCAATACACCACTCGGAAATATACTTGGCTTTGCCGAATTGATAAACGAACAGAATATTGATAGACAGGTAGCCCAGGATGTTTCAAAAATCATCAATGCGGCCATTTATTCAAGGGAAATTGTAAAAAAACTGATGTTCTTTTCTTGTGAAATGCCACAAAATATGGAGATTGTTCCTATTAAACCTATTGTAGTTGAGGCCTTATCACTCCTGGGACCTAATTTTAAAAAGGCACAGGTTTCTTATGAACTTATCTTTGACAATCCGGAACTAAAAGCCCAGATAGACAATATCCAATTGACCCAGGTTCTGTTTAATATCCTTATAAATTCGATTTATGTAGCTCCTGAAAACAGTAGCATTACTGTTAAAGTTACTGACGATTCCAATAATTTTTACATTGAGATTGCCGACGAAGGAAGTGGTATCCCGGAAGAAATCAAATCACGAATATTTGAACCATTCTTTACTACAAAACCCATTGGTGAAGGTTCCGGCTTAGGATTGAGCGTTGTGCATGGTATAGTAAAAAGTCATAAAGGTGACATTATAGCATTGGACAACCAACCAAAAGGTACAATTTTTCATGTAAGGCTCCCTTTAAACTCCTAA
- a CDS encoding sigma-54-dependent transcriptional regulator, producing MLKKENILIVDDNYDMLELLQRNLKAQNFHTYKASSVMEAIDILKVVAIDLLITDLQMPGLNGIELIKFAEEHFPEIPKLVITGFPSVDTAVNAVKSGALDYLVKPFTSEELKKAVQNSFEGKIGSKKKSSPTLPNSDKKITNYAGIVGDSEQFENLVDVIERVKNNKATVLIQGESGTGKELIARAIHFKGSFASNPFVAVNCGGIPENLMESELFGYEKGAFTGANESKIGLFQAANGGTIFLDEIGTAPLAVQTRLLRVLQEKEVTRIGSQKAHKIDVRVISATNNDLYEMVQKGNFREDLYYRLNVVSIETKPLRERKNDIRPLITTFIKKYGIEYGKPNCTISDKAIEILLRHSWPGNVRELENIIQRMIIMCDYAIDIVDIPDYLKYQQPTEGETLKPLKDIEKDHILKVLHAVGDNKTKAAEILQIDRKTLRQKLL from the coding sequence ATGCTGAAAAAAGAAAACATATTGATTGTTGATGACAATTATGATATGCTGGAATTGTTACAGCGTAATTTAAAGGCGCAGAATTTCCATACCTATAAGGCTTCTTCGGTAATGGAAGCTATTGATATTCTTAAAGTTGTAGCTATCGATTTATTGATTACAGATTTGCAAATGCCCGGCCTGAACGGAATTGAGCTAATCAAATTTGCCGAAGAACATTTTCCTGAAATTCCTAAACTGGTTATTACCGGATTTCCTTCAGTTGATACGGCTGTTAATGCTGTAAAATCCGGTGCTTTGGATTATCTCGTAAAACCATTTACCAGTGAAGAATTAAAAAAGGCGGTACAGAATTCGTTTGAAGGAAAAATAGGTTCAAAGAAAAAAAGCTCTCCTACTCTTCCCAACTCTGACAAAAAGATAACAAACTATGCCGGAATTGTTGGTGATTCCGAACAATTTGAAAATTTAGTTGACGTTATTGAACGCGTCAAAAATAATAAGGCCACCGTTTTAATTCAGGGCGAAAGTGGTACCGGAAAAGAACTGATTGCCAGAGCCATTCATTTTAAGGGCTCTTTTGCATCAAACCCTTTTGTAGCTGTGAATTGTGGCGGAATTCCTGAAAACCTGATGGAATCGGAATTATTTGGTTATGAAAAGGGCGCCTTTACAGGTGCCAATGAAAGCAAGATTGGTTTATTCCAGGCAGCAAACGGCGGAACAATCTTTTTGGACGAGATTGGCACGGCACCATTAGCTGTACAAACCAGACTGTTGAGGGTTTTACAGGAAAAGGAAGTCACAAGAATAGGCTCACAAAAAGCCCATAAAATAGACGTCAGGGTCATTTCTGCCACCAATAATGACTTATATGAAATGGTACAAAAAGGAAACTTTCGCGAAGATTTGTATTACAGGTTAAATGTAGTAAGCATTGAAACGAAACCTTTGAGAGAAAGAAAGAACGACATCCGTCCTTTAATTACTACCTTTATAAAAAAATACGGCATTGAATACGGAAAACCGAATTGTACGATTTCTGACAAGGCAATAGAAATCCTGCTAAGACATTCGTGGCCGGGAAATGTGAGAGAATTAGAAAACATTATACAGAGAATGATAATTATGTGTGATTACGCAATCGATATAGTTGACATTCCTGATTATTTGAAATACCAACAACCTACCGAAGGAGAAACCCTAAAGCCCTTAAAAGATATTGAAAAAGACCACATACTAAAAGTACTGCATGCCGTTGGCGACAATAAAACCAAAGCAGCAGAAATTCTACAGATAGACAGAAAAACATTAAGGCAAAAACTGCTTTAA
- a CDS encoding Glu/Leu/Phe/Val family dehydrogenase: MITAKEPAKKSMYENVMEQFNKTADIMNLNPDIRKILSITNNEILVHFPVKMDNGQVEVFTGYRVQHNNALGPYKGGLRFHPTMDGDDAKALAMWMTWKTSLAGLPYGGAKGGIQINPRDYSLSELERITRRFTFALGDNIGPELDIPAPDVNTNEQTMAWIADTYMSTKSPSERSNNKHVVTGKPVGSGGLEGRDRATGFGVYLTLKLFFENKNETLAGKKYIVQGFGNVGYWVSYFMEKDGAKLLAVQDAHATIINENGISVNDLYEHSKPRKGSIQGFTGAKEMEPKDFFALDCDFVIPAALGNQITAANAYDIKAKVVAEGANGPTDNEGERILLERGITIIPDILCNSGGVIGSYFEWLQNRNGELWPLDEVMAKIEKKLTENYKKVQNIVNEKQVDWRTAAYILAISRIETAYIQRGIFP, translated from the coding sequence ATGATTACTGCAAAAGAACCTGCTAAAAAAAGCATGTATGAAAATGTAATGGAACAGTTTAATAAAACTGCTGACATTATGAATTTGAATCCTGATATCAGGAAGATTTTATCAATTACAAATAATGAAATCCTTGTTCATTTTCCTGTGAAAATGGATAACGGACAAGTAGAAGTATTTACTGGCTACAGAGTTCAGCATAACAACGCTCTTGGACCATACAAAGGAGGTTTAAGATTCCACCCTACTATGGACGGAGATGATGCCAAGGCTTTGGCAATGTGGATGACATGGAAAACTTCATTGGCAGGATTGCCTTATGGCGGTGCTAAAGGTGGTATCCAGATTAATCCAAGAGATTATTCGCTTTCTGAATTAGAGCGAATCACAAGAAGATTTACTTTCGCTTTGGGCGATAATATTGGTCCGGAATTGGATATTCCTGCTCCGGACGTAAATACAAACGAGCAAACAATGGCTTGGATTGCTGACACTTATATGTCAACAAAATCTCCATCTGAAAGGTCAAACAACAAACACGTAGTAACAGGAAAACCTGTTGGTTCCGGTGGATTAGAAGGTCGTGACCGTGCTACAGGATTTGGTGTTTACCTGACTCTAAAACTTTTCTTCGAAAACAAAAATGAAACATTAGCCGGTAAAAAATACATCGTTCAAGGATTTGGAAACGTGGGTTACTGGGTTTCTTACTTCATGGAAAAAGATGGAGCTAAATTATTAGCTGTTCAGGATGCTCACGCTACAATTATCAATGAAAATGGAATTTCTGTTAATGATTTGTACGAGCATTCAAAACCAAGAAAAGGTTCCATCCAGGGATTCACAGGTGCTAAAGAAATGGAACCTAAAGATTTCTTCGCTTTAGACTGTGATTTTGTAATCCCGGCTGCTTTGGGTAACCAAATTACTGCTGCTAATGCTTATGATATCAAAGCAAAAGTAGTAGCAGAAGGTGCTAACGGACCAACAGATAACGAAGGAGAAAGAATTCTTTTGGAAAGGGGAATAACTATTATCCCGGATATCTTATGTAACTCAGGTGGTGTTATTGGTAGCTACTTTGAGTGGTTGCAAAACCGTAATGGTGAATTATGGCCATTGGATGAAGTTATGGCTAAAATCGAAAAGAAACTTACTGAAAACTACAAAAAAGTGCAAAATATCGTAAATGAAAAGCAGGTAGACTGGAGAACGGCTGCCTACATTCTGGCTATTTCCAGAATTGAAACTGCTTATATACAACGTGGTATTTTCCCTTAA
- a CDS encoding GreA/GreB family elongation factor, whose translation MKEIIIEKREYEMLRQIISNAGHNVDKTYKASIEKLANELKSATIMDKESMPEEIVRFNSIVTVQMPFGDPKSFQIVTPEKSDISQNRLSILAPMGLALFGYAVSDEIMWQFPSGMNAIKILNVEQPDALQK comes from the coding sequence ATGAAAGAAATAATCATCGAGAAAAGAGAATATGAAATGCTGCGACAGATTATCTCTAATGCAGGTCATAATGTAGACAAAACTTACAAGGCTTCTATTGAAAAGCTGGCTAATGAGCTTAAATCGGCAACGATTATGGACAAGGAAAGCATGCCGGAAGAGATTGTAAGGTTTAATTCTATAGTAACAGTACAGATGCCTTTTGGTGACCCGAAAAGCTTCCAGATTGTTACACCCGAAAAAAGCGATATTTCACAAAACAGATTGTCAATTCTGGCTCCTATGGGACTGGCCTTATTTGGCTATGCTGTTTCAGATGAAATTATGTGGCAATTCCCATCCGGAATGAATGCCATAAAAATTCTGAATGTAGAACAACCGGACGCTTTACAAAAATAA
- a CDS encoding helix-turn-helix transcriptional regulator: MIFFESLLGSIGLVFWLVCFIIRKQAISIKYYKKRVGIWKREAEIDIDKLKEVIDMAVQNSSHFFPKFKELYPYFCERLIEIQPNVVASEQEFCAYIKLGFTTKEIAKFTNSSIRSIEGKKYRIRRKYNINEKVDIYVWAANL; the protein is encoded by the coding sequence ATGATTTTTTTCGAATCATTGCTGGGTTCAATTGGACTTGTATTTTGGCTTGTCTGTTTTATCATAAGAAAACAAGCCATATCCATAAAATATTATAAAAAGAGGGTTGGAATATGGAAAAGAGAAGCAGAAATTGATATAGACAAATTAAAAGAAGTTATAGATATGGCTGTACAGAACAGTAGTCATTTCTTTCCAAAATTTAAGGAACTGTATCCTTACTTCTGCGAAAGGCTGATTGAAATTCAACCTAATGTCGTGGCAAGCGAACAGGAATTCTGTGCCTATATAAAACTGGGTTTTACCACAAAAGAAATAGCTAAGTTTACCAATTCCAGCATTAGAAGCATAGAGGGGAAAAAGTACAGAATCAGGAGAAAATATAATATTAACGAAAAGGTCGATATTTATGTATGGGCTGCTAATCTATAG
- a CDS encoding helix-turn-helix domain-containing protein, with product MNRIFSALLLLCLFSSLLNAQSNKEDIDKLLKDAGYTLDFVDNQKGLKIILKAREASKRIGYKEGLLKSGSMLTVFYMREDNYKKVIETSREMEPLALELKNYIALTDLYRMMALAHGQLGLSKPSYEKYQAALKASKKIQQKNTRHYKTSLIYGNMITYFDRMDDNYSQDSILHYLKKSLEEIKQIDDNSPDTKLNDKYDILAGTNSNIGMFYINQHKPQRVDLAEKYFMDAIAIYDNKKYKLMAINRVLLSNSFGRFFQAKKDYNNTIKYATNALELERKANSPYMRKESYEMLADSYLELDNKALSKKYMQLYTSINDSITAAQNASIEAPVNQIVSQEKKKHTTIIVIISGCILVIMAFIVRLFWKRKNRILHENYESLIEKLKSEKKPGRLTEEENYGKISSDKSFTIIEETTDALLLKLEKFEKSKNVIKKEVSLTWLANHLNTNTRYLSEVIKKYKGKSFNNYINGLRINYIVELLYEEPKHREYKISYLAELCGFSSREVFTTIFKKETGISPSYFIDNLKNKDISSGTENKE from the coding sequence ATGAACAGAATATTTTCGGCCTTACTCCTTCTCTGCTTGTTTTCTTCGCTACTCAATGCCCAATCAAATAAAGAGGATATCGACAAATTATTAAAGGATGCGGGATACACTTTGGATTTTGTTGATAATCAGAAAGGCTTAAAAATTATACTAAAGGCAAGAGAAGCCTCCAAACGAATCGGATATAAGGAAGGATTACTAAAAAGCGGAAGCATGTTAACCGTTTTTTATATGCGTGAAGATAATTATAAAAAAGTGATTGAAACCAGTCGGGAAATGGAACCCCTTGCACTGGAACTCAAAAATTATATAGCACTCACAGATTTATACAGGATGATGGCACTTGCGCACGGTCAATTGGGATTGAGCAAACCAAGCTATGAAAAATACCAGGCTGCCTTAAAAGCTTCCAAAAAAATTCAGCAGAAAAATACGCGCCATTATAAAACGTCACTCATTTATGGGAATATGATAACCTATTTTGATCGTATGGACGACAATTATTCCCAGGATAGTATTTTACATTACCTGAAAAAAAGTTTAGAAGAAATAAAACAAATTGATGACAATAGCCCGGATACAAAGCTTAATGACAAATATGATATACTTGCCGGTACTAACTCCAATATTGGCATGTTCTATATAAATCAGCATAAACCACAAAGAGTAGATCTCGCCGAAAAGTATTTTATGGATGCAATAGCCATATACGATAATAAAAAATACAAGCTTATGGCCATAAACAGAGTGTTACTATCAAACTCTTTTGGCCGTTTCTTCCAAGCAAAAAAAGACTATAATAACACCATAAAATATGCTACTAATGCTTTAGAATTAGAAAGAAAAGCGAATTCACCTTATATGCGAAAAGAGTCTTATGAAATGCTGGCAGACTCTTATCTTGAATTAGACAACAAAGCTCTGTCAAAAAAGTATATGCAATTGTATACAAGTATAAACGACAGTATTACGGCAGCGCAAAATGCAAGTATTGAAGCGCCTGTAAACCAAATCGTTTCACAGGAAAAAAAGAAGCATACAACGATAATAGTTATTATTTCCGGTTGTATTCTTGTCATTATGGCTTTTATTGTAAGGCTATTCTGGAAAAGAAAGAACAGGATTTTACATGAAAACTATGAAAGCTTAATTGAAAAACTAAAGTCAGAAAAAAAACCAGGCAGACTTACTGAAGAAGAAAATTATGGTAAGATCTCGTCAGATAAATCGTTTACTATTATAGAAGAAACTACTGATGCCCTACTCTTGAAACTGGAAAAATTTGAAAAATCTAAAAATGTGATTAAAAAGGAAGTTAGCCTTACCTGGCTGGCTAATCATCTGAATACCAACACGCGATATCTTTCTGAAGTTATAAAAAAATATAAGGGCAAATCATTTAATAATTACATCAATGGCTTAAGGATAAACTATATTGTAGAATTACTTTATGAAGAACCCAAACACAGAGAATATAAAATAAGTTATCTTGCTGAATTATGCGGCTTTTCGTCAAGAGAGGTATTTACAACGATATTTAAAAAAGAAACAGGCATCTCTCCCTCCTATTTTATTGATAATTTAAAAAATAAGGATATTTCTTCAGGAACAGAAAATAAAGAATAG
- a CDS encoding sensor histidine kinase, with amino-acid sequence MNYKFLTLLFAMGACGAYGEVGIRTGMSDNSIRLEAVANNKGILLSQATHTGTTAITKKDNTNSLSVSDKVTTSDNAGGYGRDYNQLLESTGNLQLSQKALRQTVMILIFFSITCAILLLLLLRAYKKIRNNYRRKVALCELLENKISSLSEADTIKSNLVSILAHDFRSPLISMLYMMRLLERNSELLTKSEKESFYLAVSNDISLTLENFDATLQWIKHQLGEFKINFETVNIRSLLNEAISGYKAQLNEKSITVINNVPEGILTTSDREMLQFVNRNLLSNALKFSPKGKTIAIDALKTGKEIIISVKDEGPGLSDNQMKKLFSISSKGGSTRDGAGIALSFSKDFIVKLGGRIWAENRNTGGIIFSYGVPSGSINRERTTAKIVA; translated from the coding sequence ATGAACTACAAATTTCTAACCTTATTATTTGCTATGGGAGCCTGTGGGGCTTATGGAGAGGTTGGAATTAGAACCGGAATGTCTGATAATTCTATCCGGTTAGAGGCCGTTGCTAATAACAAAGGTATTTTGCTTTCTCAGGCAACTCATACCGGCACAACAGCTATTACAAAAAAAGATAATACCAACAGCCTGTCTGTTTCTGACAAAGTAACCACTTCCGATAATGCAGGAGGTTATGGGAGAGATTATAATCAATTATTGGAAAGCACTGGAAATCTCCAACTATCGCAAAAAGCATTACGACAGACCGTCATGATATTGATTTTCTTTTCAATAACCTGTGCTATTCTGTTATTGCTGCTGTTACGTGCATATAAAAAAATCAGAAACAATTATAGAAGGAAGGTTGCATTATGTGAGCTCCTCGAAAATAAAATCAGTTCTTTATCTGAAGCAGATACAATTAAATCTAACCTGGTTTCCATATTGGCTCATGATTTCCGTTCACCTCTTATTTCAATGCTTTATATGATGCGATTGTTAGAAAGAAATTCGGAATTACTTACCAAATCAGAAAAGGAATCTTTTTATCTGGCTGTAAGCAACGATATTTCATTAACGCTGGAAAATTTTGATGCTACCCTGCAATGGATTAAACACCAGCTTGGAGAATTTAAAATCAATTTTGAAACCGTAAATATCCGTTCGTTGCTTAATGAAGCCATTAGTGGTTACAAGGCACAACTTAATGAAAAAAGTATAACCGTTATTAATAATGTGCCTGAAGGCATTTTAACTACATCTGACCGGGAAATGCTGCAATTCGTAAACAGAAACCTGTTATCGAATGCATTAAAATTTTCTCCTAAAGGCAAAACTATTGCTATAGATGCCCTCAAAACAGGGAAGGAAATTATAATTTCTGTAAAAGATGAAGGACCAGGACTATCCGATAATCAAATGAAAAAACTGTTTTCCATAAGCAGTAAAGGAGGTTCAACACGTGATGGCGCAGGTATTGCACTTTCGTTTAGTAAAGATTTTATAGTAAAACTTGGCGGAAGAATTTGGGCTGAAAATCGCAATACAGGTGGTATCATTTTCAGCTATGGCGTTCCATCCGGCTCAATTAATAGGGAAAGAACCACCGCCAAGATTGTGGCTTAA